A segment of the Gossypium hirsutum isolate 1008001.06 chromosome D10, Gossypium_hirsutum_v2.1, whole genome shotgun sequence genome:
ttaaataaatttttagcatactattatttttaaaaatctacataataattgtaaaaaatctaatataaatttacctcgttatgagtgagaatgtatatgggtggtctaCTCAAGGATGTAGAAATGGAAaacgaaaccgtgcccatgattgcagtagtgacaggcaacctccgattttcgcTTTACTCGGTTGCGTCGTCCCGCACATCTCCcaatataatgttgccaagacggcggacccccaactcaattcaccagctgctctaaaatcaacgagtttcagtagccatcttagatgtacgaggttccgtgacaagtccggcatcagataacctccaattatctgaagaatgtatgcccgagcatatcgaaTTCTTTCTACTTCGGTTGAATCATCATCCGGGTCTGGGAATGTGTCTTGTAACCAGCCCATCTTGATCCGACCTCCGTTAATTTTCTCCGGAATAGCTCCCAAAAGCTCGTAGTACACCGCTCCCCAATCGCCAGATTgaacagacccggtgactgggtacccgtccaccggcaatcccaattgcagattgacatcttccaaagtgatagtgcactctccacatggaagatggaatgtgtgagtttcgggtctccacctctcgatcaacgcactgataagtttcaggtccaacttgcatccctaGCCTACTGTCgtcacgtgccaaaaacccgcttcccgcaggtaattctctaccaacggtgatggaggaccatgcatatttCGGATATAGCAttccaatatccgatctacagaattttataacaaataataaattaataattatctaaaaatgtataaataaaaaaatcttaaataatatttaaaaaataaatttaacacttactattttcatttgttcgacggatatgtgctggttatcaagacgaatcaattctCCGACCATTGCTAaattcgtacaaatttttacgatttaaaaaaattttaaaaaattaaatttttttaaaaataattaaaaatagggatttaagagaaatttaagaggaaattgagagaaaattgaaattaaatatggatttgagagaaatttggaaggaaattgagagcaaattgagaaaataattgagagaggattagtttgtgaaaaaaaaatgaaagggtggggggttttatagtttttttttttaccgttgagGGGGCAACGGTCAAAAAAATGACCGTTGCACTATTCACGCGCAGGGAAAACGCGTCCCCAGGGGCGCGCTACGTGGCAGCAAAACGCGTCCATATCAGCGCTCTTTGCCTACGTGGCAACAAAGTGCGTCCACGTAAGCGCGTTTTGTTGCCACGTAGGCAAAGCGCGCCCTCAGGGACGCGttttgctgacacgtcccctgacatcacGCTGACGTGGATGGGTTTTTGGGGAAaagggcccattccggtaaataataaaataccgagcccattttaataaattttaaaaaaaggactTTTAATGGTATTTTGCCCGCGTTGATCCATCTAATtcaaagaattaaaaatacataaaattatttaatatcaaTTGGCATACATACAcctacttgattttttttaaataaaaaataatattattgaatgAAGTTTAGATAATAGTATTACTAATCTTATAATTCCAAACTAAATATTTCTTAGGgggaaaattgaagaaaaagttaTATATCTTATTTTTAAGGGTCAATATATATTATTTGCCACAAAAAGTTACACTTAATTATCAATTTGgtatctaaaatatttttttattaatttagtactTAAAGTTTTCAATCCGTTAACAGTTTACCCGAGTccttaatgaaattaaaaaaggtAATATGACATGTTGAGATTAGTGCACCACGCcaccaaattttattttcttgaaataaattttttttaaaaactcacaaatgaaaatataaaaaataaaaaattctaaatttaaaaaaaaacagaaaaaatataaaaatataacttatttaaaatatgtaatattatTTTAGAAGTTTTCTTGATTATTTAAAACATATTGGACCTAAGGGTTTGTTCCATCACTGAAACTGAGCTTTTGGGTGCACACGATGGCATGAAACAAGCATGGCATGTGGGGTTTAGTAAGGTGGTGCTGAAACTTGACAGTATCGAGGCTATCCAATTGTTACAGTGTAGCCCGTCTAACAACCATGGTAATGCAGTGGCTCGCGACATCCATAATATGTTCAAGCGTAACTGGGTGATAAAGGTGAAGCATGTATATCGAGAGGGAAATAGAATAACTGATGCATTGGCGTCATCTGCATTTAATCGATCTTTGGGACTCAGAATTTGTACACAACCTCCGGAGGAAGCTTTGCGGGTTCTACATGATGATATGTAAAGGATAACGATACCAAAGATGGTATATGTGACCTTTCGTTGTTTCTCTCTTTAtttacaagaaaaaaaagaaaagaaaaagaagagagagtatatttaatattttcttgtaaaaaaaatactttttactaattaattaattttaatctcttACCTCTGCCATTCATATCCAACATTTCATTTTTTGGATGGacaaatatgaaaatatgtattGCTTACCGCATGGATTAGCTCATTGTTTAATATGATGAAAGAATGAATATTACAGGAAAGGTGAGaataaagtataaatattaattttatcgaATTAGCCTTTCTTTTTAACCCAACTATTGAAAAATTGATCATCATGATTATTCTATCCCTCCAGTTTTAGCattaaattttctcttctttaaaGGGATTTAATGAGgaacttctaaaatttttggagAGCTTAACTACGCAAAAGGCAGGTGGGAAGGGAGTAACGACAGCCTTTCCAGAAAATATATGCTACAGCTAACAGCTCAGTTTAGTGTTTGTGGCAAACAGAAAGTAGTAGAAAAGACCTTATTCAACCTACTTATATTTCATACAAATGGAAACCAAGCTTCACTATTACACCTTCTCTGGTAAACAACAATGACAAAATATTGAAGAAAACTAAACTTCCTTTCTTAGCATCATAATGATCAATCTGATAAAAATTATTCCCGGCGAAATTATTATTTCCTATGGAATTTCTGTAGGTAAAAAGCTATTACCGCCGAGATTTTCCATCAGAAATAATATTGTGAGAAATGAAAACTTCCGTCGGCAATAGTCATTGCAAAGAAAGTAAAACGAAcatcaaaggaaaagaaaaagctagCCTTGTGTTTGAGAGTTTAATAGATCATTCGATGTGTATGTGAACACCAATTGCAATGACCAAGATGGTGATTATGCAGAAGTATATTATGGCATGAATGAGGATGGCTATTCCACTTGTGCACATGTTCCCGAACTCTATCACTCGAGTCCTCGACGGCAGCTGGAACAACAGCCCTGGCGACAATAGGATGAACAACCCTACGGCCACAAACACCGGTCCCCAATCCGCACTCATGATTTTGCTATCGATGCAAAGGGatctctagttttttttttttttctttgagagttctgGTCTCTTCCTATACAGATGGGAAAAAATGAAGAGGCGTTTGGAATACATTATGTAGGGCATGAATGGAATTAAATTTCTTGTTGGCAAAGGAGAGGGATATGATGCTAAACTTAGCGAGGAAGAAGAGATTTGAGTTCAAAAGGGAGGTAAGGTATTGTAAAATGTTGCTTCATgaagaatgaaaaaaattcattGCTTTATTGCTTTAACAAAGATAAAAGAAATGAATCTGGGGTTTAGCTTTTTTTGGTTTCATATagttaaattcttaaaatatatgatatttaataaaattGGGTTCCAAATTTGCAATCCCTTTTGCCATAGCAAGTTTGAGTTGGAAACCTAGTAGTGTAATCCCTTCAAGTCTTTTCTTTTATATacaaaaatgaatgaaatgaaatgaaaagcaGCTGATTGCGTAAaggtagacctgtccatgggccgggcccgaaaaaaaatttcggcccgacttgggaaaaaaaataataagcccGAGCTCAGCCTAGTCCGGCCTagtttttaataaacacaaaaaaatattttaaaaataaaaaataaaaatatttttaatgtattttaaaattaaaaaataaaaaaataaaaataaaaaatatatatttattatattcgggccgggcccgggccaaaaaagttgagcCCAAGCCCAGCCCATTTTtaaaacgggcctcgtttttttgcccaagtccatatttcgggcctatatttttacccgaaccctcccatatttcgggcgggatGTCGGGCTGGGCCGAGctgcccggcccatggacaggtatACGTAAAGGTAAGcccttttttttggggggggggggggtgggCGGGATAAAGGTAAGATCTTTTGTACACAAAGAGTTGCATCTAATTATCAATTTGATTTCTAAAGtattttttgtattaatttaatacTAACAGTTTGTCCCATTCCTTAACGAAATTAGAAAAGGTGATGTAACATGTTGAGAGTACACCGCGTcactaaattttattttcctgaaataaatttaaaaaaactcacAAATGGGTATATAAAAAATAGGCAAAAAtcagaaaaattctaaattttttttaaaattaaaatatatagaattaCATAAATATCCCagaagttataaaaaattatttatatttttttaaaaatacataaaacacaaaaagagagaaaatacaaaaaatttggcaaacaaattcagaaaatctcaaaaaaatttaacaaatcatAAAAGACATATATGGAAAGTTATATACAATTtccaaaattgaaaaaatatttttctagttaaaaatatacatataaatttaaaaaagattgaaattgcaaaaattgtcaaaaaaatttcagaagaatattgaaaaaaattaaaaaataagaaaaatatggaGAGATTTAAAATATGAAGATTGGtgatgaatgaaaatataaaacttaaaaaagtgtgattttgatttttttttctttattttaataatttcttaccatataaaataaagaaaaaaataaccaaaatcacaatattttttaaaatattttacattctCACTCACTGCAAATCTTCATATTTTAAAGTTTCCCatattttttctgatttttttatatttttgtattttcacTTTTCTTAACTTTATATGTattttctaaaaagaaaatatatatttttaatttctggaaattttatataactttccatatatttttttctgatttGTTAAAAGTTTTTCAGATTTTTCTgaatttgtttgaatttttttttgtattttcatttttgtgtgttttatgtattttttaaaaataaataaattttaattctgGAAGTTAAATATAAATCTATATTTTTattctgatttttttaaaaaaatgagaattttttgctttttatttaaattccccattttttattttttaatttctttcaagaAAATAGGATTTGGGTGAGTGTGCCACGTCAtcttttttaaaaacattattaataGCTGGGACAAATTGATAACGGTTTGGAAACTTcaagtgataaaaaaaattgtttaagtaccaaagtgataattGAATGCAACTTTGGGAGACATTAACCCtatttttaaatgtttctaaGGGTCAAATATGTGGCCAACTTGTCATTACCTCCCTTAATGGTAATTAATAGACGTTGATAACTacaatataattttacctttaattaaataatctttTTAAGTAGTTTaccttgaagaagaagaaaaaaaggaggCCAATCCTTTTGGTAGTGGAAGACACTGGGGATTTATATAAGTTTAAAAAGTATGGAGATGCTTTACTGGCTCTCCTCTTGCCCTCAATGGTTAGGTGCTTTCTCACTTAACCTTGTCAAGGTTCGAGAGCTGGTAAGCACTGGGAAATGAAATGAATCAGAACCAGGCCCTGCATGTAAAATCATGAGAGGTATTTTAAAATACCTTTTTACCCACTCTAATCAACAAACAATCATACcattttaatattgaaaatataatgaAATTCATTATGTAATAACTCAATCTGAGCTATTTGAAATAAGCAAACATCATGTTGTgtatttcaaaaaagaaataataattatcttCAAGGGATTGCAAcacataaaattatttaatatttaacttattcatTAACATACATACACCTACTTAGGCTTAGTCTGGATGGACCGTGTTTTTATTTTCGGTGAGATTTAAGACAGCGGTGGCGATGAGATTAATTACTTTGACGGTGAGATTAAAAATAATGGTGGGGTGTGTGTTTGGATTTAAATGCaactgtagcggtgaggtgagaatatatttatgttatattatttaacataaaacataaattaaaattatattttttataaaatgataattaaaatattaaaatcatatacaataaaatttaaatatttctaatttatattcataataaaatatcaaaatattttacaaattatatttaaatcaaataataaaatataaattaaattgtatttatactaaatttataattttattgaaaattaaattatattaaataatgacatattaaacttatgttatgtgtactaaataaaataattaataaaggaAGAATTGgaggggtaaaataataattacccTTGTTTTTGGACTTCCAAATCAGTCCAGTGGAGCTTTTAACTCCAGCGAATATTTTGGATTACAATGAGGTGAGAAATGCTCACCGGTGTGCTTGCCAAACACCTCAACTGGAGTTGCGTTTTAGTTCAAATTTTTTACTCTTTAAATCTCACCACACTGGAGCTTACTGGTGATCCAAAAGAGCCCTTagtttttttattaccaaatttaTAATTCCAAATTAGATATTTTACTATGGACAAATTAAGGGAAAAAAATTCCATTTTATGACAAAATGTAgtgtataataaaaaatatattttgaatctttatttatgtttaaagtttCCTATAGATACTAATCATGATTTTAAGTTGATTGGCATGGAGCTTAAAGTTTAATTCTTATGTTTACAAACCTTTTCTCCCTTCCTCTATTACATTACAAAAGTTTCAGCCAAATAGTTGTGATAACATTTCTCAAATTGGTCGATATGTGAAGACATAGCTCTAGTTAAAAAAGTGTCATGCAAGTATCAAGAGACATAAATTTGTAACTATTTCATTGTGAATATAAGGTTTTTGTAtgtcattttcaaaataattattcaaaaagtgTAACATTACACACCTGGTCTAGATATTATGGTCAATTTTAAGGTATTACATTAACTTGTTTaaaacttagaaattaatttCGAAATTGTGTGTTTCGTTAACATTGCTTTTGGCAAATCGCTTTCCAATTCTTTTAAGAAAATACTAgttaaaactatttattttatttaaaaaaaacttaaattttatagTTATACTAAATTCAacaaaagcaaataaaaataaaacaagtccCAAAATAGTAAACAGCCCGAAAAGTCCATAATAAtcacataatcttttaataaccaTTTTATTTACGAGATTCCAACTGAACTCCCACATGTCGTCCGGTCCTAGGTCTGCTGTTACCTGAAAAGATAAAAGTAAAGGGTGAGCTAACGAGCTTAATGTGTAACTTAGCCCAAACAAACAGAACAAAACAGATACAATCATAGTAACAGATTTAGATACAATTACAGATGTAGATTCAGATACAGATACAAAAATAGATCCTACCcctatccgctacacaccatcttcattCATCCTTACATACCAATTAAGGTAACTAAATAACCATCCAACCCCACACACCTATAAGTGAGCGTATGTCACTTTTCAGAATAATACAGTCAAGCTACCAGAAATATGCGATAAAACACCAGAATCACATAAGTGTGGTTAAGCCACCATAACAGATATGTGGTTAAAGCCACCAGATAAGGTAAATCATTAAACTACCGCACTTCCTCTATCACATCATTaccccaccccaatgcacatgcaaataCTAATTAGATAGCATATGCATATATATCATACATGCTATACATTTCAGAACATACTATCATGCTTTCAGAGTTTGTACTAACAGAAGCAACATAttagatttcatattttaatgACATACAAAACACATTACAGAACCTACGAAATGGCTAACCTCAATTCGCGCTACGAGTGCGGccctaaaaaaatgaaagaaacataACAGAATAGCAAACGAAACatagaagaaacaggggagaaagaaagaaagaaaaagaaaagaagaaatttagggttttcaaggttcaatttcaaattggtaagtcaaattaagtcctttgcttgtaatttttgagtttttatgaaactagaacaaaatactattaagtatgtgctgaaattttggaagatattagatttttagacattaaattttattgaacaaaaagatgaattagggatttaaatgaatgaaattcaagttagaatagataaagggattaaattgtaaagtaagctataggttttatgttgtagggactaaattgaggaaaatttgaaattagtgaaatatgttaaaaatttagtagttaaatttgagtttggatgaaatttgaataaaaatgaagtgtgaattgaattagaaaagtaagtaaacttagttaagattaaattgggaataaggtaagaattgattagaaattcaattatttattttaatttaatgctgtaattaatagcgaaaattattattatttttgtagctaacaaagaacctgAGGCATCGGcatcaaaaggaaaggagaaagctatcgaggactaaaacgagagatttacggtttgtattactataatttgaatttatttattttcaattgttaaatttcaattaaaGTACTTGGTAAGTAAAATTGAGGTGagtattgaaatattgcattgaataaaagtgaatgaaattatgaatatgtgtgaataTATGAATTGCATATTGATTAAAAAAgtgaattgaaatgaattgaattgaagtGAAATTATCTGAACTGTGTATTGATTAAAAAGTGgaaagtgaaattgaattgaattgtgattgaatcgaaagtgaatttgaaatagaaaaatgatttgaataccctattaactagggctgagtcggatatagttggcatgccataggattggaagagttcagggatacttcgacctcgagtcgaagagacactgggtgtcactatatttcttctgatagattcgatgaggtactgggtaccaacttacttcggcttggccgatgagacactgggtgtcagcTTTGTTTGAAACCAtccgataaggcactgggtgccattctggtgtgtttggttggatccgtgtatccgtcaaagtccgagtcttgttaataggggcaAATAAATGGAATAGCAAAAATCGAATGAAAATGATCGACTTTACTCATGAAAtggaaagtgaattgaaattgagaaatgagaatgaaaagaatgaatcaAAGATTCATGAAGAGATTTATGTTcaaatgaaatgttatatgatattaaattgatgaatagCCAAATTGAGTTGTTATTGTTGAGAAATGAAAGTTAagaataaattagtttatttatgaattaattgttatataatttgacatgtttatttgttattttacttaaataatttaaattatagtaataccactgagtatgaaatactcaatGTACGGTTGTTTCTGTGTGCAAATCAATAGAAGTCAAAGGTtccggttcagcatccagatcaATCCCGACTTGAGCATAACTTCAGTGATGTATTTTTCCTTTTggtaaatgtggcatgtacttaggtctTATTAAAGAGTCTTGTAAGTTTTGGTTGTAAAGAATTGGTTTCTAATGCTTGAATGATAAACGAAACATTAAGTTATAAAATGGTATGTTCGGTACTAAAGTTGAGATGAGATGAACGAAGTTTATTAGTTAACTTTTATAAAGTATTATGAATATTGTTGATCAATTTGATAAGTAAATGTTTAGGCATGATTTAAACAtgtttgaatgtgaaaatgtgttggttTCTGTATTGACTGTAAATTGGTTGCGGTTGAATTTACAAGGAAGGTTAGAtaatttataaaggggttatattgaatttaaaaaaaaaaaaggaatgaatgaagtcaattggtaaaaaacatatgaatttatgattatattttaatatgtttgtcatttatttaagaattatttgtaaattgtttgatatgttcggtaatgccttgtaaccctattctagcgacaGTTTGGGGTTAGGGGATTGTAAGACCCAATTTATGCCCAGGCCcaaaattacaacccaaattacAAACCCATGACCCagggcccaataagcccaaaaccTTAACTAGTTTCAGTAAAAAATTTGAAACCCTACCCCTAATGCGCCGTTCACTTTGCTACCCACGTGCCTCTGTAGTGCGCCCACCGCCCGAGGACTGGCCACCTTGCATCAGAATAGCAAAACCCTGCTTCGTTGACCCCAACACCTGCAAGAAGTCTTCGCACGCAAACAGAAACCGCAAAAAGGAAAACAACCAAGCAGAAAAAAACAGACGAACAATCCAAATGGCAAACAACaaagttttttaagtttttttcttctttaaatcaGCTATAAAAACTGAATATGAGCACAGTAATTGAGGGGGGCTGGGATTTTCTTTGTAAAAAACTCATatcagaaaataaaaaagagCAGGTTGCTACCTCTTTCGGTTTATCtactttatttttactttatctgtttttcattttgtttttctttacgaatctttctttaatattaataaaaaaaagggaaagggaAGAAAGGAGTACCGGAATCATCCCGCAATCCCTCCGTCGGTGGCCGTTTTGCCGTCGTCGGATCTAGACCCGAAAGTGGGGGGGTTAAgactttttcctttcatttttttgggGGTCAAAAAAAATCTGACTTTTGGGTTTATTGTAAAACCCGGGGCTAAGGGGGACCTCCTCGCGTCACGTCGGCCCTTGGCCATGGTGGCTACGCGGTGATTCGTCGTCAGGTTCGTAGGTCGGAGTCTTGAAGGCTGTGagcaaacaaaaaacaaaaagggGTTCTctggttttatttttgtttttaaagctAATTAGAATGAAGCCTAgggtttatttttagttttttataaatagttgaaacgacgccgtttaaagGAAGGAGATCTGCGCATTcttgccctaatgggtaatttgTGCATTTGGTCCCTTCATCTTGCGCTGAAGTGCGATCtgacccttttttatttttttttaatttgggccGCGAATTCTGTGTCTGCTTCAATCGGGTCCTTTGACCATGTGTGCCCTTTGCACTAAAACACCGCCCACATGGGGCTTGGGATATTTTCTCCTTCGCTCCCTGATACTTTCAGCGCGTGGCGAATTGGTCCTTCTTTcctatttacttcttttttttaaatttagcccctttattttattatgatttcaaTCGCGCCCTTGACCTTTTAACCccatttttgtatatttttaaattgtttcttttattatttaagattttcttttatatGCTGTTTTATTTTAGACTATTTTAGATTAACTAGTATTTATCtcaagtttttattatttatttatttatttggtttaaatttatatattattatctatattaaaatgttttaacattaataatttcaaattgttcatacatttttataatatatatatttacgtacatacttttcgttcattataaatatatactttttatattttatatttcatatttttatatacatagatatacgtaatatacacattttaattcatatgtatatgtaCTTGTACATGCTTAAatgtatttttcatatttcataattcttatatacatacatatatgtatacatattttacttcacatacatatatttttatattattacaatttgtaaatatatacacttacatacatacatatattctattcttagttttatatatttgtttcattGTCTTGGTGTTTTGCGTGATGTTTACCTTTTCTTATTACGCGTCTcctattttcatcttattttattttgtgttgcttcatttattgttgttgcaatttaattatcaatatcacattattattattgttgtatcCCATTACTTGTCTTTTAAATATTTCATCCACACGGTTACTTTACATTATTTCACTATTATTGTATCTTACATTATGTTTTAGAAAAAACATATTTGTTTGCTTCCATACGATGTTTAATGAATTAAGCATATATCATGATAGTTCTtactcaaaattcatcaaaaggaaaaattttcaaaacgagGCAATGTTTTGcttttggaaaatcgagaaaatgtgccctaacatgctgggtttcgatttctcgtttgaccaaatagccaaatatcctttcaataatttcaaaacgaggcaatattttgcgtttagaaattcgagaaaacgtgccctaacgtgctgggtttcgatttctcattcgactaaatagccaaatatcctcttaaaacttcaaa
Coding sequences within it:
- the LOC107915846 gene encoding uncharacterized protein, whose amino-acid sequence is MSADWGPVFVAVGLFILLSPGLLFQLPSRTRVIEFGNMCTSGIAILIHAIIYFCIITILVIAIGVHIHIE